The Leisingera caerulea DSM 24564 genome contains a region encoding:
- a CDS encoding helix-turn-helix domain-containing protein produces MATQKLYAGAKLREMRQRLELTQKDFAAKLGVSLPYLNQMENNNRPVSTTVVLALAQEFGMDVTELSAGDSERLVSDMREAMADPVFADDAPPLADLRLTASNAPALARAFLTLHQAYRQTHERLASLDEALGREDARIQASPWEEVRDFFHYCDNYIDAVDRAAEHFAATSDIRAAAVAELERGGVAVKQTEMEGLRHFDAEAGVLHLSNRSAPQTQLFQMLLQVALLRQNQLLEATLDFAKFQSEEARAIAKIGLANYFAGAALMPYTRFLEAAQACRHDLELLAIRFGASIEQIAHRLSTMQRPGAKGVPFFFVRVDQAGTITKRHSATRLQFARFGGACPLWNVHRAFETPGRFLRQLAETPDGVRYISLARDVSKPGGSFGAPVRRYAIALGCEVRHADALVYADGLDVSNGSAYEPIGISCRICERKDCHQRSVPPLERRLTINTDQRGVLPYEVS; encoded by the coding sequence ATGGCCACCCAGAAACTTTATGCCGGCGCCAAGCTGCGCGAGATGCGGCAGCGGCTGGAGCTGACGCAGAAGGATTTTGCCGCCAAGCTGGGCGTCTCCCTGCCCTATCTGAACCAGATGGAGAATAACAACCGCCCGGTGTCGACCACGGTGGTGCTGGCGCTGGCGCAGGAATTCGGCATGGATGTGACCGAATTGTCGGCTGGGGACAGCGAACGGCTGGTCAGCGACATGCGCGAGGCGATGGCGGATCCGGTGTTTGCGGATGACGCGCCGCCCCTGGCGGACCTGCGGCTGACCGCGTCGAACGCGCCGGCGCTGGCGCGGGCGTTTCTGACATTGCACCAGGCCTACCGCCAGACCCATGAACGCCTTGCCTCATTGGATGAGGCGCTGGGGCGGGAGGATGCGCGCATTCAGGCCAGCCCTTGGGAGGAGGTGCGGGATTTCTTCCATTATTGCGACAACTACATCGACGCGGTGGACCGCGCGGCGGAGCATTTTGCCGCCACCAGCGATATCCGCGCCGCCGCGGTGGCGGAACTGGAGCGCGGCGGGGTTGCCGTGAAGCAGACCGAGATGGAGGGGCTGCGCCACTTTGATGCGGAGGCGGGCGTGCTGCATCTGTCCAACCGCTCCGCCCCGCAGACGCAGCTGTTCCAGATGCTGCTGCAGGTCGCCCTGCTGCGGCAGAACCAGCTGCTGGAGGCAACGCTGGATTTTGCAAAGTTCCAGAGCGAGGAGGCCCGCGCCATCGCCAAGATCGGTCTGGCCAATTATTTCGCGGGGGCTGCCCTGATGCCCTACACCCGGTTTCTGGAGGCGGCGCAGGCCTGCCGCCACGACCTGGAGCTGCTGGCGATCCGTTTCGGCGCCTCGATCGAGCAGATTGCGCATAGGCTGTCGACGATGCAGCGGCCGGGCGCCAAGGGGGTTCCGTTTTTCTTCGTGCGGGTCGATCAGGCGGGCACCATCACCAAGCGCCATTCGGCCACGCGGCTGCAGTTTGCCCGTTTCGGCGGCGCCTGCCCCTTGTGGAACGTGCACCGGGCGTTTGAGACGCCGGGCCGGTTCCTGCGCCAGCTGGCAGAGACGCCGGACGGGGTGCGCTATATCTCGCTGGCGCGGGATGTGTCGAAGCCCGGCGGCTCCTTCGGCGCGCCGGTGCGCCGCTATGCGATTGCCTTGGGGTGCGAGGTGCGCCACGCCGATGCGCTGGTCTATGCCGACGGGCTGGATGTCAGCAACGGCAGCGCCTATGAGCCGATTGGCATTTCCTGCCGCATCTGCGAGCGCAAGGACTGCCATCAGCGCTCTGTCCCGCCGTTGGAGCGGCGGCTGACCATCAACACCGACCAGCGCGGCGTGCTGCCCTATGAGGTCAGCTGA
- a CDS encoding c-type cytochrome: protein MTIAKKIGRKVPVAVYACVSLIAFAGQGSALDEAAQVALGQSEYMAQCASCHGPRGKGDGPVAQVLVKKPPDLTAISARYSGQFPADEIQAIVDGRNMVNPHGDRGMPIWGNRYFAVGMEKSKSVPHDVDAQALAFGRVAALVKFLESIQAE from the coding sequence ATGACTATTGCCAAGAAAATCGGGCGCAAGGTGCCTGTGGCCGTTTACGCTTGTGTTTCGCTGATTGCCTTCGCGGGTCAGGGCAGTGCGCTGGATGAAGCCGCGCAGGTGGCCTTGGGGCAGTCGGAATACATGGCGCAATGCGCATCCTGCCATGGTCCGAGGGGCAAGGGCGACGGCCCCGTGGCCCAGGTGCTTGTGAAGAAGCCGCCGGATCTTACCGCTATTTCAGCGCGCTACAGCGGCCAGTTCCCGGCCGATGAGATTCAGGCGATCGTGGATGGCCGGAACATGGTCAACCCGCATGGCGACCGGGGGATGCCTATCTGGGGAAACCGTTACTTTGCCGTGGGCATGGAAAAATCAAAGTCGGTTCCGCATGACGTCGACGCGCAGGCGCTTGCGTTCGGACGCGTGGCCGCGCTGGTGAAGTTCCTGGAGTCCATTCAGGCCGAATGA
- a CDS encoding multidrug effflux MFS transporter, translated as MSTYDTRAPGQRTPPRIFTLILLAGLSALGMNLHLPSLAGMSEYYAVDYRVMQLSVALYLAGNAVVQIFVGPISDQMGRRPVILTSIVLFLLATLGCICAPTAEIFLMFRVAQTAVAATMVLSRAAVRDLYDTNEAASMIGYVTMGMAIVPMIGPAIGGFLDQWMGWKANFWMLFLVGAATLMITFTDFGETAHKSGKTLMAQFREYPELLRSPRFWGYSLSSGLASGAFFAYLGGAPFVGTEVYGLNTAELGVYFSAPAVGYFAGNFISGRYSMRLGVNRMVLWGCVINGGGVLLSLLIAMAGADSVITFFGLMCFVGLGNGMAIPNATAGAISVRPHLAGTASGLSGAIMIGAGAALSAFAGMLLVPGSTAVPLLVIMFATAACGLVAILLVVWRERQIRA; from the coding sequence ATGTCCACATATGATACCCGGGCCCCCGGCCAGCGGACGCCTCCGCGCATCTTCACCCTGATCCTGCTGGCAGGCCTGTCGGCGCTTGGCATGAACCTGCATCTGCCGTCGCTGGCGGGCATGTCCGAGTATTACGCGGTCGACTACCGGGTGATGCAGCTGTCGGTGGCGCTGTATCTGGCGGGCAATGCGGTGGTGCAGATCTTTGTGGGGCCGATTTCCGATCAGATGGGGCGGCGGCCGGTAATCCTGACCAGCATCGTGCTGTTCCTGCTGGCCACGCTGGGCTGTATCTGTGCGCCGACGGCAGAGATATTCCTGATGTTCCGGGTGGCCCAGACGGCGGTGGCGGCCACCATGGTGCTGAGCCGCGCCGCGGTGCGCGATCTTTATGACACCAACGAGGCCGCCAGCATGATCGGCTATGTCACCATGGGCATGGCAATCGTGCCGATGATCGGCCCGGCAATCGGCGGCTTTCTGGATCAGTGGATGGGATGGAAGGCGAATTTCTGGATGCTGTTCCTGGTCGGCGCGGCAACGCTGATGATCACCTTCACCGATTTCGGCGAGACCGCGCACAAGAGCGGCAAGACGCTGATGGCGCAGTTCCGCGAGTATCCCGAGCTGCTGCGCTCGCCGCGGTTCTGGGGCTATTCGCTGTCTTCGGGCCTCGCCTCGGGCGCGTTCTTTGCCTACCTGGGCGGCGCGCCGTTTGTCGGCACCGAGGTTTACGGGCTGAACACGGCGGAGCTGGGCGTTTACTTCTCCGCGCCTGCAGTGGGGTACTTTGCGGGCAACTTCATTTCCGGCCGCTACTCCATGCGGCTGGGGGTCAACCGTATGGTGCTGTGGGGCTGCGTGATCAATGGCGGCGGGGTGCTGCTGTCGCTGCTGATTGCAATGGCGGGCGCGGACAGCGTGATAACCTTCTTCGGCCTCATGTGCTTTGTCGGCCTCGGCAATGGCATGGCGATCCCCAATGCCACTGCCGGCGCGATTTCGGTGCGGCCGCATCTGGCAGGCACCGCCTCCGGCCTCAGTGGCGCAATCATGATCGGCGCGGGCGCGGCGCTCAGCGCGTTTGCGGGGATGCTGCTGGTGCCGGGATCCACCGCGGTGCCGCTGCTGGTGATCATGTTCGCCACTGCCGCGTGCGGCCTGGTTGCGATCCTGCTGGTGGTCTGGCGGGAGCGGCAGATCCGCGCTTAA
- a CDS encoding patatin-like phospholipase family protein translates to MAAFEQLVLSGGGCRCFWQGGFLHVVQDKLPLSPARVTGVSGGALTLAGFLAGRGERVLAEMKDAFRRTGSNISWHEPGEGGLTPHQRVYGEVVGRALDGDAMARVANGPQAQILLGHPPSDRWARLSGSMATLAYEAELHMVGSPHFNWAERIGVTSSLVDANAAARDGRLADLVRFAATIPPVFKPPRWNGRAVIDGGMADQAPMPEPDEGRTLVLLTRNYKRLPDVPGRLYVAPEEEVPADKIDFTDPAKIQATWDAGLAAGEAFLRDTAAA, encoded by the coding sequence ATGGCAGCATTTGAACAACTGGTCCTGTCCGGCGGTGGATGCCGCTGTTTCTGGCAGGGCGGCTTTCTGCACGTGGTGCAGGATAAGCTGCCGCTGAGCCCGGCCCGCGTGACCGGGGTGTCCGGCGGCGCCCTGACGCTGGCCGGGTTCCTGGCGGGCCGCGGCGAGCGGGTGCTGGCAGAGATGAAGGATGCCTTCCGCAGGACCGGCAGCAACATCAGCTGGCATGAGCCCGGCGAGGGCGGGCTGACACCGCACCAGCGGGTCTATGGCGAGGTGGTGGGCCGGGCCTTGGACGGCGATGCAATGGCGCGGGTGGCCAACGGGCCGCAGGCGCAGATCCTGCTGGGGCATCCGCCCTCAGACCGCTGGGCGCGGCTGAGCGGCAGTATGGCCACGCTGGCCTATGAGGCGGAGCTGCACATGGTCGGCTCACCGCATTTCAACTGGGCAGAGCGGATCGGCGTCACCTCCAGCCTGGTGGACGCGAACGCTGCGGCGCGCGACGGGCGGCTGGCCGATCTGGTGCGGTTCGCCGCCACCATTCCGCCGGTGTTCAAGCCGCCGCGCTGGAACGGGCGGGCGGTGATCGACGGCGGCATGGCCGATCAGGCGCCGATGCCGGAGCCGGATGAGGGGCGCACGCTGGTGCTGCTGACCCGCAATTACAAGCGCCTGCCGGACGTCCCGGGACGGCTGTATGTCGCGCCGGAAGAAGAAGTGCCCGCGGACAAGATCGACTTTACCGATCCGGCGAAGATCCAGGCGACCTGGGACGCTGGCCTGGCGGCGGGCGAAGCGTTCCTGCGGGACACCGCCGCGGCCTGA
- a CDS encoding YdcH family protein, with protein sequence MSNTPHELSEEFPEKAALMSQLKQTDAHFAKLSDEYHAVNRAVHRAETNVEPVSAQAETEMRKQRAALKDEIWGILSNA encoded by the coding sequence GTGTCCAACACTCCCCATGAACTGTCCGAAGAATTCCCCGAAAAAGCGGCGCTGATGAGCCAGCTGAAACAGACGGATGCGCATTTCGCCAAACTGTCGGACGAATACCACGCGGTGAACCGCGCCGTGCACCGGGCAGAAACCAACGTGGAGCCGGTGAGCGCCCAGGCCGAAACCGAGATGCGCAAGCAGCGCGCTGCGCTGAAGGATGAGATCTGGGGGATCCTGTCCAACGCATAA